The genomic stretch TCACCGAGGGTCACGCGTTCCAGCGCGAGCGCAGCGGCGGCGCGCTCGACGTGCCGCTCATCGCGGCGGCCGACGACACGCTGCGCCCGTACCTCGTGCGCGAGTCGAACGTCGTCGCGATCGCGCGCCACGACAAGGTCTCAGGACAGGTGTGGTCGGCGACGATGGGCTACCCCGGCGAGCCCGCATATCGCGAGTTCCATCGCAAGGACGACCGGAGCGGGCTCCGCTATTGGCGCGTCACGGATCAGAGCACGGGCCTCGGTGCGAAGGAGCCGTATTCGCCGGGCACCGCGGCGGAGCGGGTGCGCGGGCACGCGGTCCACTTCGTCGGTCTCGTGCGCGACACGCTCGCGCGCCACCGGGCGGAGCGCGGCACCGATGCGTTGCTCACGGTCACATTCGACAGTGAGCTCTTCGGACACTGGTGGTTCGAGGGTGTCGACTGGCTAGGACACGTTCTGCGCGAGCTTGCGTCGGGCGGGCCGGCGCCGCTCAGCGTCGCTGAGTACCTGCGGCGCAGGCCGGCGACCGAGCACATCGAACTCGTCGAAGGCTCGTGGGGAAAGAACAACGACCACTCCACCTGGGCGAACGAGCGCACCGCATGGATGTGGAGCGAGCTCGCCCGCATGGCGCGGGAGATCCACGAGCTGCGCGCATCGCGACCGTCCGATCCGCTGCGCGCGCGCGCCGCGCGTCAAGCCGCGCGCGAGCTGTTGCTCGCGCAGTCCAGTGACTGGCCGTTCCTCGTGACGACGGGACAGGCCGCGGACTACGCGGTGGAACGTTTCCGGAGTCACTCGCTTCGCTTCCGCAGGTCGATGGAGCTCGCGCGCAGCGGAACGAGCGCGGACGAGATCGAGCTGCGGAGCCTCGAGCGAGCGGACAATCCGTTCCCGGACGCGAGCCCCGACGACTTCTCGCCGGTGCGAGGCGCGCTGACCGCGCGGGTCTAGCCCTTCTTCGGGCCCTCGCCCTTCGGCGCAGGCGCGCCCGGCTTGCCGGCGGGCCCGCCTGGTTTGCCCGCGGGAGCGCCCGGTTTCGCGGGTGCGGCGCCGGGCTTCGCGGGTGCGGCGCCGGCCTTCGCACCCGCGGGGGCTCCTGGCTTTCCGGCCGCTGCGCCCGGGACTGCGGCACCGGCGGCAGCAGGCGCGGCACCTTCGGCCGGTGCCTCTGCACCTTCGGCTGCGACCTCGCCCTCGACGGGAGCGGCAACTGCAGCGACCGGCTCGGCCTCGATGCGCACCGGGACGGCCTTGACGACGAGCTCGTCCGGGTCGTCGATGATGCGGACCGTCGTCTTGTCGAACACAAGATCGCGAACGTACAGCGCATCGTCGATCTCGATGAGCGGCGAGAGATCGACGTCGATGGAGTGCGGGATGTCCTGCGGGAACGCTTCGACGGTGATGTGGTCGCGGGCGTGGACGAGCACCGCGCCGAGCGTCTTCACCGCGGGCGACTCATGCACGAAATGCAAGGGCACCTCGGCGTGGGTCTTCTCGGTGAGACTCACGCGCTGGAAGTCGACGTGGAGGAGGCGGCCGGTCATGGTGTCGCGCGCGACGCCGTGGATCAGGGCTGGGATCGCGTCGCCGTCGAGGCCTTCGAGCGAGAGCAGGGTGGTGTTGCCCCAACGGCGGTAGGAGCGTTCAAAGGAGCGAAGGTCGGTCTGGACCGAGGTCGAGTCCTTGCGCCCGCCGAAGACGACGCCCGGCAGCACGCCGTCACGGCGGAGCTGGGCGACCTTCTTGCCCACCACCTGGCGGGGTCGGACAGCGAGCTTTTCGGCTTCAGCCAAGACGGAACTCCCCTACGAAAGCGTGCGAAGTCCTAAGTATCTCAGGGCGGCGTCGGGAAATCCAAGACGAGCCGCACCGGTCCGCTCAGCGCCAGCAGGGTCGGGCACTGGAGCCTCGACAGCCCGATGCCCCAGACCATCACGCGCTCGAAGTCCTCGACGAGGCGTACCTCTTTGACCAGCGGCGTCGTCGTCGGCTTGAGTGAGGTCGCGCCCGTGTACGTACGCGTGCCGTCGCTTGGACTGACGGTCGACGCGTTCTGGAAACGGACCCCGAACAGGGCACTGCCGTCGATCGGCACCGGTTGCCCGCTCGGCCCGGAGAGAGACGTCGCGATGGCGACCCGGTACGGCGGCATCCCGTACACACCGGGCGCCGTGCTCGGTCCGAACTCGAAGACGACCCGGTCGAAGCCGGGGTTATGGGCGATCCGGATCGCGGTGAGCTGGGCCTGGTTCGCCGTCGCCCCGCCCGTCCGCTCCGGGCAGGCCGTCGCGGGCGTGCTCCCCGGGCTCGCGGCGGAGGTCGGACTCGGTGCCGCGGCCGTCGGCGCCGCTGTCCGGGAGACTGTCGGCGACGCGGTCCTGGTGGCGGTGGGAGCGGCCGTGGGCGGCGCGGCTGTCACTATGCTGGCGCTCGGGCTGGTCCGGGGCAGGACGACCCGCTCCGGACTACAAGCGCTCACCACGAGCGCCGCAGTGACCATCAAGAGCGCGCTGCATGACAGGAGACGGCCTCTCAAGGCATCGATCGTGACGCATGGAGAGTGCTCTGTCGAGTTCGCTGACAAACTGGCGAGCCCTTCGTACGCAGACCGTACGAAACGGGCGTAAACAAGGGTTCTACGCTAAAATGCCTCTAATTGGCCGACCGGCTGCGCGTGGCGCTGGTTTTCCACCAGCACCAACCCGCGGGGAACTTCCCGTCAGTCTTCTCAGAGGTGACCGAGCGCGCGTATGCGCCGCTCGTGGCCGCCCTATACCGCCATCCCGAAGTCAAGGCGAGCCTCCACTTCTCCGGACCGCTGCTGGACTGGCTCGAGGCCAACCGGCCCGACGTCATCGGCGACCTCTCCGACCTTGTCCGGCGTGGCCAGATCGAGCTGCTGTCTGGCGGCTATTACGAGCCCGTGCTCGTCGGAGTGCCGCGACGGGACGGCGTGGGCCAGATCCGCGCGCTCACCGACCGGGTCCACGCGATCTTCGGTCAGCGGCCGCTTGGCGCCTGGCTGACCGAGCGCGTCTGGGAGCCGCATCTTCCGTCGCTCCTGGCTGAGGCGGGCATCGCGTACACCGTGCTCGACGACGAGCACTTCCTCCGCGCCGGACTCAGGAAGGAAGAAACGGGCGAGTCGTACATCACCGAGGACCAGGGTCTTCCGGTCATCGTGTTCCCCGGCAGCATGAAGCTGCGCTACCTCATCCCCTTCCGCGACGTGAGCGCGACGATCAAGGAGCTACGCGAGCGGCACGCCGCGGGCGCGCGCCTGGTCGTGTACGCGGACGACGGCGAGAAGTTCGGTGCGTGGCCGGGCACGTACCAGCGCGTCCACAAGGACGGCTGGCTCGAGCAGTTCTTCACCGCACTCGCGCAGGCGGATTTCATCCAGACCGCGACGCTCGAGGACGCGTGGATCTTCCAGAAGCCGGCGCGCCGCATCTACATCCCCGGTGGCGCGTATCCGGAGATGAGCGCATGGGCCCTCGACGCCGCCGCCGCACGCCGCCTTCAGCAGGCGCGACACAAGCTCGGCGAGGATCTCGAGTCGCTGGTGACCGCGCCGCTCTGGCGCAATTTCTTCGCGAAGTACCCCGAGTCGAACGCGCTCCACAAGCGGATGCTCATCGTGTCCGAGGAGCTCGCGCGGCGCAGCATCCTCGATTCGTCGATGGAAGTACGTCAGGCGCAGCAGAATCTGTGGCGCGCCCAAGGCAACGACGTGTACTGGCACGGCGTGTTCGGCGGCATCTACTTCCCGCACCTGCGCTCCGATGCGTACGCGTCGCTGCTCAAAGCGGAGCGGATCCTGTCGGAGCGGCGCGTCGCGGCCGGCGAGTCGCGCGACTACGACGTCGACGGCTACGACGAGTACATCTTCCGCGGCAACGCCGGCGCGGTGTTCGTGCACGTGCAGGGCGGCGCGGTGATCGAGTGGGACATCTACGCGTCGGCGACGAATCTCGTCGACACGCTCGCGCGCCGTCCGGAGGGCGAGCACGACGAGCTTCGGCGGGCCGAGAAGGCCGGCAAGGTCCTGGTCGGCAAGGCCGCCGAGAAGGAAACGAAGTCGATCCACGACGCGGTGCGCGCGAAAGAGCGCGGTCTCTCGAAGATGCTCGAATACGATCCGGCGCGCCGCGCTCTCTTCCAGGACAGCTACACCCCTCGCAAAGGCGAGGAGGTGAACCTTCACGCGGCCTATTACGCCCTCACGCCGCAGCGCGAGGCGCGCACCGTCAGCCTCACGCTCGAGCCGCCGGCGCGGACGCTCGCGGCGACGCCCGGTCTCGGGATCCGCAAGGACATCCGCATCGCGGACGAGGGACTCGCGGCCGGCGTGCGCTACCGGCTCCGCAACGACAGCGACGAGACGATCGAGCTGGCGTTCACGAGCGCATCGAACATCGGGCTCCTCGGCGAGAACGAGGCCGCCGACATCATCACCGTCGGTACGCGCAAGACGACGGCGGGAAAGCCGATCGAGGTGCGCAATGTCGCCGAAGTCCAGATCCACTCCGAGTCCAAGCATTTCGATCTCACGCTCGCGATCGATCCACCGGCGCTGGTGAGCACGGAGCCGATCTACGCCGTGACCAACTCTGAGTCCGGCTTCGAGCGCATCTATCAACAGCTCCAGATCGCGATGACCTGGAACGTCGCGATCGAGCCGGACAGTCATGTCGACCTCGAGATCCGCGGTACCGCGCTCGGCCAGATGGTCGAACCGGAGGCCGTGCGACCCACGGCGCGCCGCCGCAAGGCGACCACGCCCGCGGGCGAAACCCCGGCCCGTCCCCGGAGGTAGACCCTCCGCCGATGTACGAGCCCGCGCCGCCCATCACGCCCCTCAGCGCTCCACCACCACCACCACCACGTGCGTCCGGCCCGAGTGGCGCCGCGCTGCTGCTCATCGGCGTGATCCTCGGCGGCGTCGCGGGCGGGGCGACCGCGACGTTGTTGGACGGCCGCACACCAGACGAGCTGGTGCCCACGCCGGTCCCCACCGCGCTCGCGACGACGGCACCGGTAAGCGTCCCCGCCGGCGTCGACCCGCTTGTTGAGGTCGCAAAGGAGATGCTGCCCTCTGTCGTGACGGTCGTGAACCGCAACGCGTCGGGACAGCAGCAGTCGAGCGGCTCTGGTTTCGTCGTCGACGCTCGCGGTTACGTCGTCACGAACAATCACGTCGTGGAGAACGTGCGAGGCGGCGGCGCGGGCGCGTCGTTCGACGTGATCTTCAGCGACAACAGGACGCAGAAGGCGACCCTTGTCGGCCGCGATCCCGACACCGACATCGCCGTCTTGCAGATCCCCGCGACGGGGACGCTCAAGGTCGCGCAGCTCGCGAACAGCGACAGCGTCCCGGTCGGCGCGACGGTGATCGCCATCGGCAGTCCGCTCGGTGAATTCCAGAACACCGTCACCAGCGGTGTCGTATCCGGTAAGGGCCGGCGCGTGCAGGAATCGCAAACCGTCTTCCTCGATGACCTGATCCAGACCGATGCCGCGATCAACCCGGGGAACTCGGGCGGGCCGCTCATCTGGGCGGCGACACGCCAGGTCGTCGGCATGAATACGCTCATCGCGGATCCGAATCAGGCGCAGGGCCTCGGCTTCGCGATCTCCGCGAACACGATCCGCACCGTGGCCGACGAGCTCATCAAGAACGGCAAGATCGAGCGTGGCTTCATCGGGATCCAGTACTCACCGCTCTCGCCGCGCGCCGCGGTGGCGCTCGGACTTCCGCCCGCCGCGGGCATATCGATCTCAGCGGTCGTGCCCGGTTCGCCCGCGGCGCAGGCCGGCATCAAGGCCGGCGACGTGGTCACCAAGCTCAATGACCAGCAGGTCGACCAGGAGCATCCGCTGCAATCGCTCATGGTGAAGTTCCGTCCGGGCGACAAGGTGCGGCTGGCGATCATCCGCGACAGCGCGACACAGACCCTCGAAGTGACACTGGGCCGAGCGACCGCCGGGTGACGCTCGGAAGGCGCGATGCCTTCCTCTATCTCGCGGCCGCGACGCTCGGCAGCTTCGGTCTCGGCGTTGCGGCGTTCTACCTGAACTTCCTCTACCGCTCGCTCGGATACAACGGCGTCGCGCTCGGCGCGCTGGTCGGTGCCTCCGCGCTCGGCGTGGTGATCGGGGCGATACCCGCCGCGACCGTCGCGCGCGGTCGCTCGCGGCGCACCGTGATCCTCAGCGGCGGCGTCCTTGCGGGCGCGGGCCTGGCGGGTCTGGTCCTGTTCGAGGCGTTCATTCCGCTCTTCCTTGCCGCGGTGCTGTTCGGTCTCGGCGGCATCCTCGCGTCGTCATCGGGCGCGGCGCTCCTCGCTGACGCGACCGCGGCCGGCGCGCGGTCGTCGCGCTTCGGGCAGCAGATCGCGCTCGGAACGATGGCCGCGTTCTTCGCGAGCGCGCTCGCGGGCATCCTCGCCTCGCCGGTCGCGGCGCTCCTCCACGCCGATCCCAACGACACGGTCGTGTTGCGCGCCCTCGTCGGGGGTGGAGGCATGTGCGCCGCCCTTTCCGCGATCCCCGTGCTCTTCATCGGGAACGTTCCGGTCGCCGGCGCGACGCTGGACGCGCCGCACCGGTATGGCCTCCTGGCGCGGTTCCTCACGGTCGAGTTCGTGTTCGGTCTCGGCGCGGGAAGCTTCCTGCCGTTCTCGAACCTGTTCTTCGCGGAGCGCTTCGGTGTGCCGTTCGCGGCGCTCGGCATCGTCCTCGGCGTCATCGCGGTCGCGGGAAGCCTCGGCGCGCTCGCCCATGGGCGGTTCCTCGCGCGGCGGTTCGGCGCCGTTCCCTCCGTGGTCCTCGTCGTGCTCGGCTCGCTCCCGTTCGCGATCGTCGCGGCGTTCACGACGGATCTCCCCATCGTGGTCGCGGCGCTCGCGCTGCGCGCGTGGCTCATGTACGGGTCGAGCGCGACCTGGAACGCGGTGATCTTCTCGTCGTTCACGCCGCGCGAGCGAGCGGGTGTGAACGCGATCGCCGCACTTGCGTGGAACGCCGGCTCCGGATCGGGCGCGGTGATCTCGGGAGCGCTGCGTGACGCCGTCGGACCGGGCGGGTACACGGTGAACCTGCTGACCCTGGTGGTCTTCTATGCCGCCGCCGCCGCACTGATCCTCGTGTTCTTCCGGCAGCACGTCCCGAGCGGCGACGTTGGCGCCATCGCTATGCCTGCCCCAGACTCACGCGCGTGACCACTCCCGCACGCGACCTCGTGGCCGCCGCATTTTCGGACGCGCTTGGGCGTGCCGCGCGACAGCACGGCTGGCAGGGCACCGAGGGCGTTCCGATCGATGTCGAAGTGCCGGCGAACGTCGAGCATGGCGACTACGCAACGAGCATCCCGATGCGTCTGGCCAAGACGCTGCGGCGGCCACCGCGTGAGATCGCGAACGCGATCAAGGACCAGCTGGATCTCCGCCCGCCACTCGCCGCGGCCGAGGTCGCGGGCGGAGGCTTCGTGAACGTGCGTCTCGACGTCGCGTGGCTGCGCGGGCAGGTCGACGCGATCATCGCCGACGGTGCCGACTACGGCCGCTCGCAGGCGCTGCGCGGGAAGCGCATCCAGGTCGAGTTCGTGTCCGCGAACCCCACCGGTCCGCTCACGCTCGCGAACGCGCGTGGCGGACCGCTCGGCGATGTGCTCGCGTCGGTGCTGCAGTTCTCCGGCGCGAGTGTTCAGCGCGAGTACTACGTCGAGGACGGTGGCGGGCAGGTCGAGCGCTTCGGCATCTCGGTGGCCGTGCGTTACCGGCAGCTGTTCGGGGAGGACACCCCGCTACCCGCCGATGCGTATCAGGGGGACTACGTCAAGGACATCGCCGCACAGATCAAGGACCAGCACGGCGACGTCTACCGCGCGCTCTCGCTCGAGGAGCAGGGACGCGTGTTCGGACCGATGGCGATCGACTGGGTCGTCACCGATGCGCAGCGCGTGACGGCGAAGTTCGGGATCACCTACGACACGTGGTTCCGCCAGTCCTCGTTCATCCAATCGGGCTATCTCAGCAAGACGATCGACGAGCTGCGCAAGCTCGGCGTGATCGTCGAGCGCGAGGGCGTCGTGTTCTTCGAGACGCCCGAGGCGGTCGCGCTCCGGCGCGAAGGGGAGGAGGGCTGGGTCCTCGTCCGCGCGAACGGGGAGCCCACATACCTCGGCACCGACATCGCCTATCACCGCCAGTGCCTCGAAGAGCGCGGCGTCGGGCTGAAGCTCAACATCTGGGGCGCGAACACGCAGTACCACCTGCAGCAGATGAAGATCGCTCTGCCGGTGCTCGGCATCGCACCCGAACGGTTCGAGGTCGTGCTCTACCAGTTCGTGCGCTTCCTCCACGAAGGCGTGCTTGTGCGGATGGGCCGTCGCACCGGACAGTTCCTCCTCCTCGAGGATGTGCTCGAAGCGGTGGGCAGGGACGCGGCGCGCTTTCTCTTATTGCAGCGCGGCGCCGACAGCCAGCTCGACTTCGACTTCGAGCTCGCGGTGCAGCAGTCGAACGACAACCCCGTCTACTACGTGCAGTACGCGCACGCGCGGATCGCGAGCATCTTCCGCACCGCTGCGGAGCGTGGCATCACGCCAGAGGACGCCGACCTGTCCGCGCTCACGACGCCGGGCGAGCTTGCGCTCATCAAGCTGTGTCTGCGCTTCCCCGAGCTCCTCGCCGACATCGTGGGCCACCGCGGCGTGCACCTACTGACCGGCTACGCGCTCGAGCTCGCCGGCGCATTCCATGGGTTCTATCGCGATCACCGGGTCGTGAGCGACGACGCCGCGGTGTCGAAGGCGCGCCTTCGTCTCGTTCGCGCGGTGCAGGTAACGCTGCGCCAGACGCTCGGCCTGCTCGGAGTCAGCGCCCCCGAGACGATGTGACGCTTTGGCGGTTACGGTCGGGCGGTCGGGCTCGGACTCGGACTCGCGCCGCGACCAGCTCCGCCGGGTCCACCCTGGCCGCCGAAGAGACCCTGCAGCGCGTTGCCGCCGGCGACGATCGCGGTCGCCGAAACGTTCCCGCTGGCGTCGGTCGTGCCGACGATCGTGACCTGGTCGTTCGCCTTGAGATCCGTGAGCTTGATATCGCTCTCGACCGTCTTCACGATCCGCGTCGAGCTCCCGACGAGCACGATCTGCGATGTCACCGTCGGTGATGCGCCCTGCGCGCCCGGCTGCCGCACCTCGATCGTGATCGACCCGTCGTTCACCGAGAGGATCCGTCCGGCCATCGCCTGACCGCCGAACGCTCCCGATGCGCCCGCCGCGCCGCCTTGGCCGAGACGCCCGGTGATCCCCGCGCCCCCGCGACCGGCGGCGCCGGTCGGCGACGCCGACGCGCTCGCTTCGGCGCCGCTGCCACGACCAACGGTCATGCCCGCGGCGAATCCGCCGCCCGCGAGCGCGAGCGCGATGACGACGCCGATGACGATCTGTGCTGGTTTCATGTCTGTGCCTTCCTTCTATTCGTAGCGGAGTGCCTGGATGGGGTGCAGCCGCGCGGCGCGCATCGCTGGGTAGAGCCCGAAGACGACGCCGATCGCGACGGAAACGCCGACGGCGATGATCACGGTGCCGGTCGTGATGACGAGGACGAGCCCGCTGGCCTGCGGTATGAGTGCGACCACGAGCGTGATGGACCAGCCGAGCAGGATGCCGAGGATGCCGCCGATGCCGGTGAGAGCCATCGACTCGATGAGGAACTGGACCATGATGTCCTGCCGGCGCGCACCGACGGCCTTGCGGATCCCGATCTCACGCGTCCGCTCGTTCACGGAGACGAGCATGATGTTCATGATCCCGATGCCGCCGACCAGCAGCGAGATGCCGCCGATCGCGCCGAGCAGGAGGGTGAACGTCCCGGTCACCGCGCCGAGCGCAGCGAGCGTGTCGTTCTGGTTCGTCACGGTGAAGTCGGCGACCGTTGGGTCGCTGATGTTGTGACGCTGCAGCAGCACGTTGGTCACGTCGGCGGTGGTCTCGGTCATCGCGTCGCTCGATGTCGCCTTCACGACGATCGTGTTCACGATGTTGAGGCGGCCGGTCAGCACGCGCTGCGCGGTCGTGATGGGCACCAGGATCTGGTCGTCACGGCTGAAGCCGAACGTGGAGCCCTTCGGCTGCAGCACGCCGACGACCTTGAAGTTCACGATACGGGCGCGCTGCTGGCCCTGGCCCTGTCCGCCGCCGCCGAAGACCTGGCGCAGCTGGAGCGTCTGGCCGACGGCGTCGCCCTCACCGAAGAGATTCGTCGCGGTCACCGAGCCGATCACCGCCATTTGCGCGTTGACCGTGAGATCCGAGCCGCTGAAGAAGTCGCCGCTCTGCAGCGGCCAGTCGCGCACGATCGGGTAGTCCTCGGTGACGCCGTTCACGTTGGTGTTCCAGTTCTGCCCGGCGGCGGTGACCTGCCACCGCCCGGCTCCCTGTTCAGCGTGGATCGCGACGATCGATGAGCCCAGCTGGGCCTGGATCGAGCGCATGTCGTCCAGCGTCAAGTTCTGCGCCTGCGCACCGGCGCCACGCAACCCTTGATCACTCTGATTGGCCGGCGAGACCGTGATGAGGTTCGAGCCGAGCGACAGGATCGTGTTCTGCACCTGCTGCGATGCGCCGTTCCCGACCGCGACCATGGCGATCACCGACGCGACTCCGATGATGACGCCCAGCATCGTCAGCGCGGACCGCAGCTTGTTGACCACGAGCGACTGCAGTGCAGAGCGGAACGAGTCGTAGAGCTTCACTCGTCCCCACCGATGCCGGACACGATCTCGTCCTGGGCCCGCCGCGGCTCGAGGACCGGATCGTCGTGCGAGACGATCCCGTCGCGCATGCGCACGATGCGGCGGCAATGCGCCGCGACATCCGGTTCGTGCGTGACCATGACCACGGTCCTTCCCAGCTCGTTGAGACGCTGGAGGATCGCGAGGATCTCGGCGCTGGAGTGCGAGTCGAGGTTCCCGGTCGGCTCGTCCGCGAGGATCATCGACGGATCGTTGAGGAGCGCGCGCGCGATGGCGACGCGCTGCTGCTGTCCGCCGGAGAGCTCACTCGGGCGATGCTTCACGCGATCGGCGAGGCCGACCTGGTCGAGCGCCGCGAGCGCTCGCGCGCGGCGATCGTGGCGATCGCCTCCGTAAATGAGAGGTAGCTCGACGTTCTCGACGGCGCTCAGGCGCGAGAGCAGGTTGAACGTCTGGAACACGAAGCCCAGATGCTTGTTCCGGATCGCGGCGAGCTTATCGTCCGACAGCTTGCCGACGTTCTCGCCGGCAAGCTCGTAGGTGCCGGCGTCCGGGACGTCGAGGCACCCGAGCACGTTCATGAGCGTCGACTTGCCCGAGCCCGACGGGCCCATGATCGCGACGAACTCGCCGGCGTGGATGTCGAGGTCAACACCCGCCAGGGCGTGGACCTCGATCTCCTTGCCGATGCGGTATGTCTTCGTGATGCCACGCAGGCGCACGACGGGCCGCGAGACGGTCGGAGCGCCGTGACGGTAGGGGACCGCTGCGCGGTCGACGACGGTCAACGGATCACGATCCCGCCCGGACCGCCCGGGCCCTGCTGTCCACCACGGTTCGGCGCCACGGTCGCGCCAGCGCGCGCCTGCGGGAGGATGACGAGGTCGCCTTCCTTGAGGCCGCCGCCGGTGACTTCGGTGACCGTGTCGTTGGCGATGCCGAACGTCGCATCGACGTCGACCGGCTGCCCGTCCCTCAACACCTGAAGATACCGACGTGTCCCCTGGGTCTTGATCGCGAGGTTCGGGACGGTGAGCACGTCCTGGCGGCTGACGAGGATCACGCTCGCGGTGCCGCTCATGCCGGGCTTGATCGATGCGCTCGGAACGTCGATGGTCACGTCGACGCCGTACACCGGAACGCCCTGCTGGATCGTGGCGACCGGGTCGACGCCGGTCACCTTTCCGGTCATGCGCGCCGTCGCGCCGAGCGCGTCGACGGTGATGTTCGCCACGAGACCGAGCTTGAGCTTCGAAACGTCGGACTCACCGACGGTGCCGTGTAGCTGCACGGTGCCGGTGTTCGCGAGCAGGACCACCGGGGTGGTCGTGCTCGTCGAAGCGGGCTCACCGACGGCGCCGTTGATCGCCTGGATCACGCCAGCGCTCGGGGCGCGCAGGATCGCGTAGTCGAGGTTCGTCTGCGCCGTCTG from Candidatus Limnocylindria bacterium encodes the following:
- a CDS encoding ABC transporter ATP-binding protein, which encodes MTVVDRAAVPYRHGAPTVSRPVVRLRGITKTYRIGKEIEVHALAGVDLDIHAGEFVAIMGPSGSGKSTLMNVLGCLDVPDAGTYELAGENVGKLSDDKLAAIRNKHLGFVFQTFNLLSRLSAVENVELPLIYGGDRHDRRARALAALDQVGLADRVKHRPSELSGGQQQRVAIARALLNDPSMILADEPTGNLDSHSSAEILAILQRLNELGRTVVMVTHEPDVAAHCRRIVRMRDGIVSHDDPVLEPRRAQDEIVSGIGGDE